TAATATTTCCATCTCAATTGATGCAGATGTTGGGTTCCAGATCAAAATTTTTAACTAAAATTGTGTATTTTATATCCCCGGGGACAATCTCTTACCTAATAATATATTCTTTACTTGTAGTATTTTTTGCTTATTTTTATACACAGGTTATATTAAATCCAGTTGAAATAGCTGAAAATCTTAAGAAATCTGGAGGTTATATACCAGGAATTAGGCCAGGAAAGAATACTGAAGATTATCTTAATAATGTTATTACTAGGATTATTTTACCAGGATCAATTTTTTTAGCTTTTATTGCTATATTACCAAATATAGCCAATGAGATGTTTAACTTACCGACAACTTTTGCCTATTTAATGGGTGGTACTTCTTTGTTAATCGTTGTTGGAGTGTCTCTTGATACTATTAATCAAATTGAGTCACAATTAATTATGCATCATTATGATGGTTTTTTAAGTAAAGGTAGAATTAGAGGAAGAAGATAAAATATGTTTTTCTTGTGTCTGTATGGTATGCCTGGTTCAGGTAAAGGAAGTCAGGCAAAAATTATATCTAAAAAATTAAATCTACTTCATATTTCTACAGGTGATATAATAAGAGATATAATTAAAGAAAAGAAAAAAGGGTATGAGAAATTAGAGGAATTTATTATTTCTGGGAAATTAGTTCCTGATGAAATTGTTACATCAATATTAATAGATTATATAAACGATTTTTTTATTAATAAAAATGGAATATTATTTGATGGATATCCTAGAAATATTAAACAATTTGAACTTCTTGAAAAATTTATTAATGAAAAATATAATGAAAAATTAATAAATATTTTTATAAAGACTGATGAGGAAGTTGTAAAAAAAAGAGTATTAGGAAGAAGAGTTTGTGGTATTTGTAGTAAGATATTTAATATTTATAATGATGGAGAACTTAAAAACTGCAATGAATGTGGTGGAGAATTAATAATAAGGAAAGATGATTCAGAAGAAGTATTTTATAAGAGAATGAGTGAATATAATAATTTTACAAAACCTTTAGTTGAATTTTTAGAAAATAAGGGTAATCTATTAACCGTTGATGGTAATTTTAAAACGATAGATGAACTATCTAAAGATTTAATTGATTATTTAATGAAAAAAAATAGTTATGAATAAAGAGGTTTAACTTTTATGGCTAAAGAGGAAACCATATTAATGGATGGTGAGATAGTAGAAGTACTTCCAAATACATTATTTAAAGTTAAATTAAAAAATGGGCATATCATATTAGGCCATCCTGCTGGTAAGCTTAGAATGTTTAATATAAGATTGTTTGCAGGAGATAAAGTAAAAGTTGAGCTTTCACCTTATGATTTAAATAAAGGAAGAATAATATATAGATTAAAATGATATTAAATGATTTAAAAAAAAATTAATTTTTAATAGGAGAGATAAGATGAAAGTAAGAGCTTCAGTAAAAAAGATTTGTAATAAATGTAAAATAATTGTTAGAAAAGGGAAAATAAGAGTAATTTGCGAAAATCCAAAACATAAACAGAGACAAGGTTAAAGGAGGAATTAAATGGCAAGAATCGCTGGTGTAGAATTACCTAATAAAAAAATTGAAATTGCTTTAACTTATATATTTGGAATAGGAAGAAGTAGAGCTAAAATGATTATTAATCAGACAGGAATAGATCCTTCTAAGAGAGCTAATGAATTAACTGATGAAGAAGTTAATAAAATAAGAAAAATTATTGACTCAAGTTTCAAAGTAGAGGGAGATCTTAGAACAGAAATAGCTATGAATATAAAGAGATTGAAGGATATTGGGTGTTACAGAGGATTAAGACATATTGTAGGTCTTCCTGTAAGAGGTCAAAGAACAAGAACTAATGCTAGGACAAGAAAAGGGCCAAGAGGTAGCTTATTAAAGAAAAACAAAAAAACACAAGCAACAACCGGTAAATAAATTATCTAATTGAAATATTTTTATTTTAATTTTATGGATTTTATTAAAATATTTTATAAAAAAAGGGGAATATAAATGGCAAAAGCAACATCTAAAACTAAGAAAAAAACAAAAAAAGCAATATCAAGTGGTAAAGCCTATATAAATTGTACTTTCAATAATACTATAATTACATTTACTGATCCACAAGGGAATGTTGTTGGCTGGTCATCTTCAGGAGCGAATGGATTTAGAGGAGCTAAAAAATCTACACCTTTTGCTGCTCAACAAGTTGTTGAAACTGCATATAATAATATTAAAGATGTTGGA
Above is a window of Spirochaetota bacterium DNA encoding:
- the rpmJ gene encoding 50S ribosomal protein L36, with the translated sequence MKVRASVKKICNKCKIIVRKGKIRVICENPKHKQRQG
- the rpsK gene encoding 30S ribosomal protein S11; this translates as MAKATSKTKKKTKKAISSGKAYINCTFNNTIITFTDPQGNVVGWSSSGANGFRGAKKSTPFAAQQVVETAYNNIKDVGLREVDVIVKGPGMGREAAIRTLASMGLKIKSIIDETPIPHNGCRPRKKRRM
- the infA gene encoding translation initiation factor IF-1, which gives rise to MAKEETILMDGEIVEVLPNTLFKVKLKNGHIILGHPAGKLRMFNIRLFAGDKVKVELSPYDLNKGRIIYRLK
- the rpsM gene encoding 30S ribosomal protein S13 translates to MARIAGVELPNKKIEIALTYIFGIGRSRAKMIINQTGIDPSKRANELTDEEVNKIRKIIDSSFKVEGDLRTEIAMNIKRLKDIGCYRGLRHIVGLPVRGQRTRTNARTRKGPRGSLLKKNKKTQATTGK
- a CDS encoding nucleoside monophosphate kinase; translation: MFFLCLYGMPGSGKGSQAKIISKKLNLLHISTGDIIRDIIKEKKKGYEKLEEFIISGKLVPDEIVTSILIDYINDFFINKNGILFDGYPRNIKQFELLEKFINEKYNEKLINIFIKTDEEVVKKRVLGRRVCGICSKIFNIYNDGELKNCNECGGELIIRKDDSEEVFYKRMSEYNNFTKPLVEFLENKGNLLTVDGNFKTIDELSKDLIDYLMKKNSYE